From the genome of Nicotiana sylvestris chromosome 2, ASM39365v2, whole genome shotgun sequence, one region includes:
- the LOC104233141 gene encoding B2 protein-like — MENMHSYWQFGDELRGQSKVIEDHKWSTAALKLSEQMKYKGERRNNLDLSKSSAEIRPRGSYVFQEDNKWESLNFNMLNLDNKMTENMSKNRVADGIYNMNPVYLKPDFNSLGNTSLSKFNVSNYTKEPGKNNNNSIESANGNNSVDKRFKTLPAAETLPKNEVLGGYIFVCNNDTMQEDLKRLLFGLPPRYRDSVRAITPGLPLFLYNYTTHQLHGIFEASSFGGSNIDPTAWEDKKCKGESRFPAQVRIRVRKVCKPLEEDAFRPVLHHYDGPKFRLELSVPETLDLLDLCEKADV, encoded by the exons ATGGAGAATATGCACAGCTACTGGCAATTTGGTGATGAGCTTCGAGGGCAATCAAAAGTCATAGAGGATCATAAATGGTCAACAGCTGCTCTAAAATTGTCTGAGCAGATGAAGTACAAGGGTGAACGAAGGAATAACCTTGACCTTTCAAAGAGCTCAGCTGAAATTAGGCCCAGAGGTAGTTATGTTTTTCAGGAAGATAACAAGTGGGAAAGCCTTAACTTCAACATGTTAAATTTGGATAACAAGATGACTGAAAATATGAGCAAGAATCGCGTTGCAGATGGCATTTACAATATGAATCCAGTTTATCTTAAGCCCGATTTTAACAGTTTGGGAAATACGTCATTAAGCAAGTTCAATGTCAGCAACTACACGAAGGAACCTGGCAAGAATAACAATAACAGCATTGAGAGCGCCAATGGTAATAACTCTGTTGACAAAAGGTTTAAGACTCTGCCTGCTGCTGAGACACTGCCGAAGAATGAGGTTCTTGGTGGATATATATTTGTTTGTAACAATGATACTATGCAGGAAGACCTAAAGCGCCTGCTGTTCG GCCTACCTCCTAGATACAGAGATTCTGTCAGGGCTATAACACCAGGGTTACCCTTGTTCCTATATAACTACACTACTCACCAGTTGCATGGTATCTTCGAG GCATCGAGTTTTGGAGGTTCCAACATTGATCCAACTGCCTGGGAGGATAAAAAGTGCAAAGGAGAGTCAAGGTTTCCTGCTCAG GTAAGGATCCGTGTCCGGAAAGTCTGTAAGCCTTTGGAAGAAGATGCTTTTAGACCAGTTTTACATCATTATGACGGCCCCAAGTTCCGCCTGGAGCTCTCTGTGCCTGAG ACTTTGGACTTACTAGATCTCTGTGAAAAAGCTGATGTCTAG
- the LOC104233070 gene encoding pentatricopeptide repeat-containing protein At5g56310-like — MTRRRFSIMVPPKWNLFNFRGLHCRHLCTITVRPYSPPRLSLLADQCTSMHQLKQIHAQMIITARIHDNYAASRLLAFCALSESGNLSYALKLFDSINEPNSFMWNTLIRAQAGSSTPQQALLRYVKMRRLCVTPGKHTFPFVLKACSNLTCIYVGRQVHCHVIKFGLDLDLHVVNGLIRVYSVCRVLKDARRVFDEITERNLSIWTTMICGFAQNDRYNDAIQLFERLLADGIEPNGATLASVLSACAQSDSLQLGEQIHVYMDEKGIKFGVILGTALVNMYAKNGAIVEAKNCFSGMRERNIATWNAMICGLAAHGHAKEAINFFKKLEQEKVKPNDITLVGVLSACCHAGLFDYGEGIFHSMKELYGVEPKIEHYGCVVDILGRNGKLLEAEQLIRGMVLKADVVIWGSLLHACQSHGNIDIAERVVKEILLLNPNSHGRLEDGRMW, encoded by the exons ATGACAAGGAGGAGGTTCTCAATAATGGTCCCGCCAAAATGGAACCTCTTCAATTTCAGGGGACTCCATTGCAGGCACCTCTGTACTATCACCGTCCGTCCTTATTCTCCTCCACGACTATCTCTTCTAGCGGACCAATGCACTTCAATGCACCAACTCAAGCAAATCCATGCCCAAATGATCATCACTGCCCGTATCCACGACAATTATGCCGCCAGCCGCTTACTAGCCTTCTGTGCTCTGTCGGAATCAGGCAACCTTTCTTATGCCTTAAAACTTTTTGATAGTATCAACGAACCCAATTCATTTATGTGGAACACTCTCATTAGAGCTCAAGCTGGTAGCTCAACTCCCCAGCAAGCCTTGCTTCGTTATGTAAAAATGCGAAGGCTTTGCGTCACTCCCGGCAAACATACATTCCCTTTTGTACTGAAAGCTTGTTCCAACTTGACGTGTATTTATGTTGGTAGACAAGTGCATTGCCATGTCATTAAATTCGGGTTGGATTTAGATTTGCATGTTGTTAATGGCTTGATCAGAGTGTATTCTGTTTGTCGTGTATTAAAGGATGCACGAAGAGTGTTTGATGAAATTACTGAGCGAAATTTGAGTATTTGGACGACGATGATTTGTGGGTTTGCACAGAATGATAGATATAATGACGCTATTCAGTTGTTTGAGCGTCTGCTTGCGGATGGAATTGAGCCCAACGGAGCCACCTTGGCTTCTGTTTTGTCAGCTTGTGCTCAGTCGGATAGTTTGCAATTAGGAGAGCAGATTCACGTATATATGGATGAAAAAGGAATAAAATTTGGAGTGATTCTTGGCACGGCATTGGTGAACATGTACGCAAAGAACGGTGCCATAGTAGAGGCAAAGAATTGTTTTAGTGGTATGCGAGAAAGGAATATTGCAACTTGGAATGCAATGATTTGCGGTTTAGCTGCTCATGGGCATGCAAAAGAAGCAATTAACTTCTTTAAGAAGCTAGAACAAGAAAAGGTGAAGCCAAATGATATTACACTAGTTGGGGTTCTATCAGCATGCTGCCATGCCGGATTGTTTGACTATGGTGAAGGAATATTTCACTCCATGAAAGAGTTGTATGGTGTAGAGCCCAAGATTGAGCATTATGGATGCGTGGTTGACATTCTTGGGCGTAATGGGAAACTGCTAGAAGCTGAACAGCTCATAAGAGGAATGGTTTTGAAGGCTGACGTGGTTATCTGGGGATCCTTATTACATGCATGTCAGAGCCATGGAAACATAGATATTGCAGAACGAGTTGTGAAAGAAATTCTGCTTTTGAATCCAAATAGTCATGGC AGGCTGGAAGATGGGAGGATGTGGTAA